One genomic window of Actinoplanes lobatus includes the following:
- a CDS encoding phosphotransferase, which translates to MTTAAAGGTRIGWADLPGPVQHAVEEIIGGGPVVAAASQPGGFSPGTADRVRTASGARAFVKAVTPALNQESADLARRELRITAALPEHAPVPRMLGGFDDGAWVVLVLEDVAGAHPRVPWVAEEIDAAAAALRDLAAALTPAPVPGLPTAAGRLGADFASWDLIAAAPPDDLDPWAARRLGALRAAATHGIAALSSGQTMVHTDLRADNILVRADGRLVFIDWPWGCVGPSWLDSVLLAINVIVHAGDPGPLLAGVDHDAVVGVVAGAAAYFQHRSRLAPPPGLPTVRAFQRFQGDALLPWLRDALGG; encoded by the coding sequence ATGACGACGGCGGCGGCGGGTGGCACGCGGATCGGCTGGGCGGATCTGCCCGGCCCGGTCCAGCACGCGGTGGAGGAGATCATCGGTGGCGGCCCGGTCGTCGCGGCGGCCTCCCAGCCGGGCGGCTTCTCCCCCGGGACCGCCGACCGGGTCCGCACCGCGTCCGGGGCCCGGGCATTCGTCAAGGCCGTCACCCCGGCGCTCAACCAGGAGTCGGCCGACCTCGCCCGGCGTGAGCTGCGGATCACCGCCGCCCTGCCGGAGCACGCGCCGGTGCCGCGGATGCTGGGCGGCTTCGACGACGGCGCCTGGGTGGTCCTGGTGCTGGAGGACGTGGCGGGCGCCCACCCGCGCGTCCCGTGGGTGGCCGAGGAGATCGACGCGGCCGCGGCCGCGCTGCGCGACCTGGCCGCCGCGCTCACCCCGGCGCCGGTGCCCGGCCTGCCGACGGCGGCCGGCCGCCTCGGCGCCGACTTCGCCTCGTGGGACCTGATCGCCGCCGCGCCGCCGGACGACCTCGACCCCTGGGCCGCACGCCGGCTCGGAGCGCTGCGCGCGGCGGCCACCCACGGCATCGCCGCGCTGTCCAGCGGGCAGACCATGGTGCACACCGATCTGCGGGCCGACAACATCCTGGTCCGGGCCGACGGCCGGCTGGTCTTCATCGACTGGCCGTGGGGTTGTGTGGGCCCCTCCTGGCTCGACTCCGTGTTGCTGGCGATCAACGTGATCGTGCACGCCGGCGATCCCGGCCCGCTGCTCGCCGGCGTCGACCACGACGCCGTGGTGGGCGTGGTCGCGGGCGCCGCCGCCTACTTCCAGCACCGTTCCCGCCTCGCGCCACCACCGGGCCTGCC